The sequence GTTGTCGCCGTCATGCCAGTTGCCGTCCCACGCAAGTGTGGGAGGTATGGCAGGGCTGACGACCGGCTGCAGGCTGCGCTCGGCGACCCACCCGGCACTGCCGCCCACCTTGTTGGGGTAGAACGCGCAGGCATAGTCGTTACGGCGCTGGGCCAGCACCACCACATCGCCCTTTAGCACGTAGCTGCGTTGCCGGCATTCCGCCTCGCCCTTGTGGGGACAACCATCGCTGTCGTTAAGCAGGTACAGACGTGGCACCACAACCTTGGCGAGTGAAAACGCGGAGGGGCTGCTGGTAAACATGCCGTTGCGGCACACCGCCGCGTCGTCATCGCTCGGCGCGGCGTGCGCGCCCGAGACAGCTAACAGGATCAGGAACCAGGCCTTGTGCATCGTGATCACTCCACAGGTAGAAGATTAGTTTGGCCTAACGAGGGCGTGCGTTGTATATGGTGTGCTCGTGCTCAAGATGACGATGTAGTTGACAGCAATCCGGCCGATCTGCGCCGCAGTGTGGCAACACGCCGGCGACCTGCCATATGACTAGCGCAAACTGCCTACGCGACGGGCTCATGAACCCCCACGCATGGAGGAGCGTGCGATGCGGGTGTGGACGTTGGCCGACCAGCGCTGCGATGCGCCTGGAGCGCAGCATCGGCGGGTGCGACAGCCAAGACCGAGGCATCGCCGATGATGGCTCGGTAGCTTTGGATTGCATGACAACCGGTAACACCAGACTCGCCGTGAGTGTTCGATTACCCTGCACACGACCTTGCCAACTGGACACGCATGACCACCGATAGCACGTGCGCGATGGCGCGGCGTCAGATCCAGGAGCTGCATAACCGGCCCGACGACGACGCGGTGCTGCGGCTGGTTCTTGAGGGGATGATCGAAGCCGAACCGGAGTATTTCCCGGACCACGCGAGCTATGAAGCGATGGTGCATCTGGAGGCCTGCACGCTTTGCCAGGTATGGCACACCACTTGGTTAGATATGCAGTCTCCCGCGCGCGTGGCGCAGCGCGAACGTCTGGGGAGATATTGCTGCATCCACATGTTTGATGCGGTTACAGGTCTCGAGCCGGAGGTGCGTTTTTCATTCGAGCTGTTCCGGGGCGACCCGTGTTGGTCGATCAATGCACAACCGGTGTTTGCACGCTTCTGTCCGTGGTGCGCACGTGAGCTTCCACAGCACGCATTCGAGCAGGACAACCCGCTTTAAATCCATTCACCTTTAGACCACAAGGCTCCGAGACAGCCTGAGCAGCAGGCTTCAAGAATGAGCTAGAGATGGCGACGCGTCTGTACCTATAGCTGCCTTAGCGGCAACGATCAAACGTCCTGACCCGTGCCTGCTCGGCAATGATCAGGCGCGACTCCATCTCGCTCAGCGTGAAGACGGCAGGTACTTCCGTGTGGGGCGCCTTCGCCGATGTCGTGATCACCCGCCAAGTCCAGGGCGTGCGCGCCAGCAAGGAGACCGCCGCGGGCCACAGCGCCTCGCCTTTGCCGGTCATCGTGTTCGCCTCAATGTGGATGGCGTACTCGGGGTCGGCCGCATCCGGATCGCCACACGCGCTACCGGCGGTGACCCAGGTTCCCAGCAGAGGGGCCGGGAAGTTGGCCATCGATGTGTTGCGTTCATAACGCTCGCCCTGTGCGACACGCGTTAACGTGCCGCGCTTCCAGCTATAGGCCCAAGTGTAGCGCCCTGGTGCCGGGCAGTGCTCGGATCCATCTGCATTGCGCTGTTCCCGTTTGCAGATGGGCGACTGCTTCTGCACGACGAAGACGACCTCGACGCGCTTGCCTTGGAGGCTAAGGCTTATCACTTCGCCTGGAATCTGCTCATTCGCATCCGGCGTATAGCCGGTCTTGCGCGCCCTGGTTTCCCAATCGTCCATGGGAGCGCCGAGCGTTTGTGTCTTTCTGGGAATCAGTTTGCTGGGAACGGTAATGCCATTCGGGCAGTCGGCTGTGGACCCGGAGCAATACGACGAGCCGAGATAGACGATCTCATCGACACCGTCCTGATCCAGATCGACCACCTGCAGGAAGCCTACGTAGTCTTCCTTGACGATGTCATCGTTGACACTGAAGTCTTGCCAAAGCGTGGCGATCTCGTGAGCGCGCCTTGAATCCAGCTTCGGCTCTTTGCGTGTGCAACCATGGCAACGATCAGCAGTGCCATCGCGAAGCAGATCCGCATCCTTGCTCTCCTTAGCAGGGTTGGCGTGCAGCTTACCGCAGCAGCGTGAAGGTTAGGACCGTCATTCGAACCAGGTGCCGCAACCAGGCATGTCGATATCGGCACAGCCGCGCTTGTTTGATTTTCGTCAATTCCACCGACACATGAAATTCGCAGTGGGAGTGTTTGACTGCATGGGTCAAGAATCGTCGCGGAGTTGCGCATGAGTGCAGTCACAAGTAGCAGGGTCGGTCGGGTGTCGAGCTGGCAGAAGGCAGGGCGGCAGGGATCGGTCCACGCAGGTGTTGGGCTGGCGCTCCGTCGGCGGGAGGCCGCGATGCAGCTGCACGACGCGCGCGGCATGGCTTCCATCGTTACGGTGCGTTCGCGCACCGTTACCCGCTGAGGAGGCGCCATGCGGATCTGTGTTCTCAATGATGCGTCGTCGTCTGCCGACCTGGAGCAACGCTGCGCTGCAGCCCGTGAGGCAGGCTGCGACTATGTGGTGATGGCGGCGCCATTTGCGCGCGATGCGGAGGGACGCCTGATCGAGCCGGCGGCCGAGACCGGTGCGCAAGATAGCCGTCTGCGTGAGGCGGCGCAGGCCGCGGACCGTGCAGGCGTCAAGCTACTGATCGACGTGCGTCTGGATGAAGTCGGCGGCGCCAGCGCTGTGGTGCGCGACAACCCGCAGTGGTTCCGCGCACGCAGCACGGCGGTGCCGGACCCGCGCCAGCCGCGTGCCACGCCGGAGGTGGCCGAGGCACGCTTTACCTATGCGCAGGAAGGTGCGGCGCTGGTGGAGTGGTGGAGCGCGCGCCTGCTGGAGTGGGTCGGGCAGGGCGTCGGCGGCTTCCGACTGTTGCAGCCTCAGCAGGTACCGGCCCAACGCTGGCGTGAATTGATTGCGCGCGTGCATGCGCAGGCGCCGGAGGTGGTGTTTGCGGCGTGGACGCCGGGGCTGGGCCTGGAAGCCTTGCAGCAATTGTCCGGTGCCGGCTTCGATGCGGCGTTTTCCTCATTGACCTGGTGGGACGGGCGCGGCAGCTGGTTCTTCGACGAAGACACGGCGCTCCGTGCATTGGCGTCGCAGGTCATTGCGGTGCTCGATGCGCCCGACGGCAAGCGTGCGGCTTCGCCCGAACAGCACTGGCAACTGGCGCGGGCGCTGGGCGGTTCCTGGTTGCTGGACGATGCGCATTTGTCCGCCTTACCCCAGTCGATTCGCGCGCCCGACGGCATGCCGCCCAGCAATGCCGGTCTGCGGCTGCGCCCGCTGCTACGCGAGTCCACCGGACTGACCGCGGTTGCGGTGGAGCCGCTGGGTGGTTTGCCGTCCTTGTTATTGATCAACGGCGACACGCGGCATGTGGTGCCGGTGCCGGCATCGGATCTGTTGCGGTTGCTGGGCGATGCCGAGGCGCTGGTGGCCGAAGATGGCCGCAGCTTGTCCGGCGCAACGCTGGACGCCCTGGAGCCGGGCGAGGTGCGCGTGTACCGCAGCGTGCCGGCGCGCCATGTATTGGCAGTGCCGCGCATGCGCCCACGTGCGCAGACGGCGGCTACCTGGCCACGGGTGTGCATCGAATCGGTGACGCCTTCTGTCGATAACGGCCGTTTCCCGGTCAAGCGCACCGTCGGCGACCGCATCTGTGTGGAAGCCGATGCCTTCTGCGACGGGCACGACCGCATCGCGGTGGCAGTGCTGTGGCGGCCTGCCGATGCCAAGACCTGGTCCAGCGCACCGATGCGTGCGCTGGGCAATGACCGCTGGCGCGCAGAGTTTCCGCTGGAGCGCATCGGCACCTACGAATTCCGCGTGGAAGGTTGGCGCGATGTGTTTGCCACCTTGCATGCGGATCTGGAAAAGAAACGTGCCGCCAATACCGTACTGCCGGTGGACGTGCAGGAAGTGGTGGCCGTGGTGCAGGCCGCGCATGCGCGCAGCACCGGCACGTTGGCCGAGCGTCTGCAGGGCATTCTCACCCGCATCGGTGCACAGAGCGAACCGTTGCAACAGCTGGCCATCGTGCTGGAGCCGGACACCGCGCAGGCAATGGCACTGGCCGACGACAAGCCGTTCCGCTCCGAGACCCCAGTGACTTACCGGGTGGAATCGGAACGCCGCGCGGCGCACTTTGCCAGCTGGTACGAACTGTTCCCGCGTTCGCAGAGCGGCGATGTGAGCCGGCACGGCACCTTCGACGATGTGATTGGGCGGCTGGCGCACATCCGCGCGATGAACTTCGATGTGTTGTACATGCCGCCGATCCATCCCATCGGGGCGAAAAACCGCAAGGGTCGCAACAACTCGGTGACTGCCGTCGATGGCGAACCGGGTAGCCCGTATGCGATCGGTGCCACCGATGGCGGCCACACCGAAGTGCATGCCGAGCTGGGTGGGTTGGACGGTTTCCGTCGCTTGATCCAGGCGGCGCGTGCGCATGGCCTGGAGGTGGCGCTGGATTTCGCGATCCAGTGCGCGCCAGACCACCCGTGGCTGCGCGATCACAAGGACTGGTTCACCTGGCGCGCGGATGGTTCCATTCCGTATGCGGAGAATCCGCCGAAGAAATACCAGGACATCGTCAACGTCGATTTCTACGCCAGCGGCGCGGTGCCCGACCTGTGGAACACACTGCGCGATGCGGTGTTGTTCTGGGTCAACGAAGGTATCACCCTGTTTCGGGTGGACAACCCGCACACCAAGCCGTTCCCGTTCTGGGAGTGGTTGATTGCCGATGTGCGCGGGCGCCGCCCGGACGTGGTGTTCCTGTCCGAAGCCTTTACTCGGCCGAAGATGATGTATCGCCTGGCCAAATGCGGCTTCTCGCAGTCGTATACGTATTTCACCTGGCGCAACCACAAGCACGAGTTGCAGGAGTACGTGCAGGAATTGAACGAAGGTGTGCCGCGCGAGTGCTTCCGCCCGCACTTCTTCGTCAATACGCCGGACATCAATCCGCTGTTCCTGCAGACAAGCGGGCGCAATGGGCATTTGATTCGCGCTGCGTTGGCCACGACGCTGTCGGGCCTCTGGGGCATGTACCAGGGCTTTGAACTATGCGAAGCCACGCCGCTGGCACCGGGCAAGGAAGAGTATCTGGACTCGGAGAAATTCCAGCTGCGTTCCTGGCCTGAGCGCGCGCCCGGCGACATCGTCGACGAGATCACCCGCTTCAATCAGCTGCGGCGCATGCACCCCGAGCTGCAGTCACATCTGGGGACGCGCTTCTACCAGGCGCATAACGACCAGGTGCTGTACTTCGGCAAGTTCCTGGATGCCGGGTATCTGTCGCGCAGCCGCAGCATGGTGCTGGTGGCAGTCAACCTGGACCCGCATGCCGGCCAGGATGCGGATATCGAAATCCCGGTGTGGGAGTTGGGCCTGCCCGATCACGCCACCGTTGCCGTGGAAGATCTGTGGGATGGGCACCGCTTCGAGTGGCAAGGCAAATACCAGCACATCCGTGTAGAGGCAACGCGACCGTTCGCGTTATGGCGCATCCGCGCAGGAGAGGTCGCATGAATGCAGTTCCCGCTTTACAGGCCGACGCAGAACAGTCGGCAGTTGTCGCCGACCAGCTGTGGTACAAGGACGCCATCATCTATCAGGTGCACGTCAAGTCGTTCTTCGACTCCAACGACGATGGCATCGGCGATTTTCCGGGGTTGATCTCCAAGCTGGACTACATTGCCGAACTGGGCGTGGACACCATCTGGTTGCTGCCGTTCTACCCCAGCCCGCGCCGCGATGATGGCTACGACATCGCCGAATACATGGCGGTGCATCCAGACTACGGCACCATCGCCGACTTCGAGCAGCTGGTGGCGCAGGCGCATGCGCGCGGCATCCGCATCGTCACCGAGTTGGTGATCAACCATACCTCCGACCAGCACCCGTGGTTTCAGCGCGCCCGCAACGCGCCGGCCGGCTCGCCGGAGCGCGACTTCTACGTGTGGTCGGATACCGATCAGGAATACGAAGGCACGCGCATCATTTTTTGCGATACCGAAAAGTCCAACTGGACCTGGGACCCGGTGGCCGGGCAGTACTTCTGGCATCGGTTCTATTCGCACCAGCCGGACCTGAATTTCGACAACCCCGCCGTGCTGGAAGCGGTACTGGAAGTGATGCGCTTCTGGCTGGATCGTGGCGTGGACGGGCTGCGTCTGGACGCGGTGCCGTACCTGATCGAGCGCTCCGGTACCTCCAACGAGAATCTGCCCGAGACCCACGCCATCCTGCGCAAGATCCGCGCCACGTTGGATGCCGAATACCCGGACCGCATGCTGCTGGCCGAGGCCAACATGTGGCCGGAAGACACCCAGCAGTACTTCGGCCAGAACGCCGACGAATGCCATATGGCATTCCACTTCCCGCTGATGCCGCGCATGTACATGGCGATCGCGCGCGAAGACCGCTTCCCCATCACCGACATCATGCGGCAAACCCCGGAGATTCCGGAGAGCTGCCAATGGGCGATTTTCCTGCGTAACCACGACGAGTTGACGCTGGAAATGGTCACTGATTCGGAGCGCGATTATCTGTGGCAGACCTACGCCTCCGATCGTCGCGCGCGCATCAATCTGGGTATCCGTCGCCGCCTGGCGCCGCTGCTGGAGCGCGACCGCCGCCGTATCGAGTTGATGACCTCGTTGCTGCTGACCATGCCGGGTACGCCAGTGCTGTACTACGGCGATGAGATCGGTATGGGCGACAACATCCATCTGGGCGACCGCGATGGTGTGCGTACTCCGATGCAGTGGTCGATCGATCGCAATGGCGGTTTCTCGCGCGCCGATCCCGCGCAACTGGTGCTGCCGCCCGTGATGGACCCGCTATACGGCTTTCAGGCGGTCAATGTGGAAGCGCAGATCCGCGACCAGCATTCGCTGCTGACCTGGACCCGCCGCG comes from Xanthomonas vesicatoria ATCC 35937 and encodes:
- a CDS encoding maltotransferase domain-containing protein — translated: MRICVLNDASSSADLEQRCAAAREAGCDYVVMAAPFARDAEGRLIEPAAETGAQDSRLREAAQAADRAGVKLLIDVRLDEVGGASAVVRDNPQWFRARSTAVPDPRQPRATPEVAEARFTYAQEGAALVEWWSARLLEWVGQGVGGFRLLQPQQVPAQRWRELIARVHAQAPEVVFAAWTPGLGLEALQQLSGAGFDAAFSSLTWWDGRGSWFFDEDTALRALASQVIAVLDAPDGKRAASPEQHWQLARALGGSWLLDDAHLSALPQSIRAPDGMPPSNAGLRLRPLLRESTGLTAVAVEPLGGLPSLLLINGDTRHVVPVPASDLLRLLGDAEALVAEDGRSLSGATLDALEPGEVRVYRSVPARHVLAVPRMRPRAQTAATWPRVCIESVTPSVDNGRFPVKRTVGDRICVEADAFCDGHDRIAVAVLWRPADAKTWSSAPMRALGNDRWRAEFPLERIGTYEFRVEGWRDVFATLHADLEKKRAANTVLPVDVQEVVAVVQAAHARSTGTLAERLQGILTRIGAQSEPLQQLAIVLEPDTAQAMALADDKPFRSETPVTYRVESERRAAHFASWYELFPRSQSGDVSRHGTFDDVIGRLAHIRAMNFDVLYMPPIHPIGAKNRKGRNNSVTAVDGEPGSPYAIGATDGGHTEVHAELGGLDGFRRLIQAARAHGLEVALDFAIQCAPDHPWLRDHKDWFTWRADGSIPYAENPPKKYQDIVNVDFYASGAVPDLWNTLRDAVLFWVNEGITLFRVDNPHTKPFPFWEWLIADVRGRRPDVVFLSEAFTRPKMMYRLAKCGFSQSYTYFTWRNHKHELQEYVQELNEGVPRECFRPHFFVNTPDINPLFLQTSGRNGHLIRAALATTLSGLWGMYQGFELCEATPLAPGKEEYLDSEKFQLRSWPERAPGDIVDEITRFNQLRRMHPELQSHLGTRFYQAHNDQVLYFGKFLDAGYLSRSRSMVLVAVNLDPHAGQDADIEIPVWELGLPDHATVAVEDLWDGHRFEWQGKYQHIRVEATRPFALWRIRAGEVA